In one Pseudomonas sp. SG20056 genomic region, the following are encoded:
- a CDS encoding extracellular solute-binding protein, with the protein MKLHTSMLSIAIGLAASVQALAAEVPKQVNLFIWGEYLAPDTLSSFEQRTGIKVVVDHFDSLETVETKLLTGRSGYDLVLTAGQHLQRAIQSGALQPLDKAALPHFNGLDSEFTGHMAAFDPGNRYAGLYVWGTTGFGYQQQAIHKRMANAPTDSWAMLMDPAVVAKFADCGVSFLNDPNEVFAAAFRYLGLDINQQSLDDLKLAEAHLAKVRPSIRYFDNDRNITDLANGDTCLAMSWNGNVSIAAGQAEQAGKPYSLHYSIPREGTLIWFDAMVIPKDAPHPEAGLALMDHLMTPEVIAAITNTIYYANAVPAANAAVDPAILADSGTYPAADVRAQLYTKNDNAKAFNRALTRAFSRLKSGL; encoded by the coding sequence ATGAAACTGCATACCAGCATGTTGAGCATCGCGATCGGTCTGGCGGCCAGCGTTCAGGCGCTGGCGGCCGAAGTGCCGAAGCAGGTCAATCTGTTTATCTGGGGCGAGTACCTGGCACCGGATACCCTCAGCAGCTTCGAGCAGAGGACCGGGATCAAGGTGGTGGTCGACCACTTCGACTCGCTTGAAACCGTGGAAACCAAGCTGCTTACCGGACGCAGCGGTTACGACCTGGTGCTCACCGCTGGTCAGCATCTGCAGCGGGCGATCCAGAGTGGCGCGCTGCAACCGCTAGACAAGGCCGCGCTACCGCATTTCAACGGGCTTGATTCGGAATTCACCGGGCATATGGCCGCGTTTGACCCAGGCAATCGTTATGCCGGCCTCTATGTTTGGGGAACTACGGGTTTTGGTTATCAGCAGCAGGCTATTCATAAGCGCATGGCCAATGCGCCAACCGACAGCTGGGCCATGCTGATGGACCCAGCCGTCGTGGCGAAGTTTGCCGACTGCGGGGTGAGCTTTCTCAATGACCCCAATGAGGTGTTCGCAGCGGCGTTCCGTTACCTGGGCCTGGATATCAACCAACAGAGCCTGGATGATCTGAAACTGGCCGAAGCGCATCTGGCCAAGGTGCGGCCGTCGATTCGCTATTTCGACAACGACCGCAATATCACCGACCTGGCCAACGGCGATACCTGCCTGGCGATGTCATGGAACGGCAACGTGTCGATTGCTGCCGGCCAGGCTGAGCAGGCGGGCAAGCCCTACAGCCTGCACTACAGCATCCCGCGTGAAGGCACGCTGATCTGGTTTGATGCGATGGTAATCCCCAAGGATGCTCCGCATCCTGAGGCCGGCCTGGCGTTGATGGATCATCTGATGACACCCGAAGTGATCGCTGCCATCACCAACACCATCTATTACGCCAACGCCGTGCCAGCGGCTAATGCCGCGGTCGATCCAGCCATCCTCGCTGACTCTGGCACCTACCCAGCCGCAGACGTACGTGCGCAGCTGTACACCAAGAACGACAACGCCAAGGCCTTCAACCGCGCCTTGACCCGCGCCTTTAGCCGGCTTAAATCCGGTCTCTGA
- the aguA gene encoding agmatine deiminase: MARSLTSLPKADGFRLPGEFEPKAGCWLGWPERTDVWRNGAKPAQKVWVDIVTAIASSEPVTVCASASQYANARRQLPAHVRVVEMTCNDTWFRDSGPAFLVNDESGEVRGVDFEFNAYGGLDGGLYYPWDKDDQIAQKILEIEGYDRYRAPFIAEMGGIQTDGQRTLLTTEQCLLNRNRNAHLGKEEMTRRLQDYLGAEQVIWLPRGCKFDETDGHIDDLACFVRPGVVVMQWTDDRNDPQWEIYQEAYDILRSTRDAQGRELQIHKLPQPRVLEWTAEEAEGLDQDDSTHTRQAGTQICASYINYYAGNSAIVVPLFNDPCDRVAQATLAELFPQHRIIGIENSREILLGGGNVACITMPQYAAPKRA, encoded by the coding sequence ATGGCGCGTTCCCTGACTTCCCTCCCCAAAGCCGATGGCTTCCGTCTGCCCGGCGAATTCGAACCCAAGGCCGGTTGCTGGCTCGGCTGGCCGGAGCGCACCGACGTGTGGCGCAACGGTGCCAAACCGGCGCAGAAGGTCTGGGTGGATATTGTTACAGCGATTGCCAGCAGCGAGCCGGTCACCGTATGCGCCTCGGCTAGCCAGTACGCCAATGCTCGGCGCCAACTGCCGGCGCATGTGCGGGTGGTGGAAATGACCTGCAACGACACCTGGTTCCGCGACAGCGGCCCGGCCTTCCTGGTCAATGATGAGTCCGGTGAAGTGCGCGGTGTGGACTTCGAGTTCAACGCCTACGGCGGCCTTGATGGCGGCTTGTACTATCCGTGGGACAAGGATGATCAGATTGCGCAGAAAATCCTAGAAATCGAAGGTTACGACCGCTACCGCGCGCCCTTTATCGCCGAAATGGGCGGTATTCAGACCGATGGCCAGCGCACCCTGCTGACCACCGAGCAGTGCCTGCTCAACCGCAACCGTAATGCACATCTGGGCAAGGAGGAGATGACTCGCCGCCTACAGGACTATCTCGGCGCCGAGCAGGTGATCTGGTTGCCACGCGGCTGCAAGTTCGATGAAACCGACGGCCATATCGATGACCTGGCCTGCTTTGTCCGCCCCGGTGTGGTGGTGATGCAGTGGACCGACGACCGCAACGACCCGCAGTGGGAAATCTACCAGGAGGCCTACGACATCCTGCGCAGTACCCGCGATGCCCAGGGGCGCGAGCTGCAGATCCACAAGCTGCCGCAACCGCGTGTACTGGAATGGACGGCTGAAGAGGCCGAAGGCCTGGATCAGGATGATTCGACCCACACCCGTCAGGCCGGCACGCAGATCTGCGCCTCCTACATCAACTACTACGCCGGTAACTCGGCCATCGTCGTGCCGCTGTTCAACGATCCCTGCGACCGCGTGGCCCAGGCGACCCTGGCCGAGCTGTTCCCCCAGCACCGGATTATCGGTATCGAAAACTCCCGGGAAATCCTCCTCGGTGGCGGCAACGTCGCCTGTATCACCATGCCGCAATACGCCGCGCCCAAGCGCGCCTAG
- a CDS encoding sigma-70 family RNA polymerase sigma factor: MDKQLHGPISLVYRTLHGELLKFLGKRLDSSADAADLAQDAFTQWLGRDGRGDVQQPRAFLFQIARNLLRDHWRRQQSRPQLCADDDAQHGLDAMVDEQGAGPLEKVEQQQRLHLLASALDDLPPRRREAFVLHKFDGLSQVEVAERMGISLSMVEKHIASALLHCKRRVLGQPVLEQL, from the coding sequence ATGGATAAACAACTCCATGGCCCGATTTCCCTGGTCTATCGCACCCTGCATGGCGAGCTGCTGAAGTTTCTCGGCAAGCGCCTGGACAGCTCCGCCGATGCGGCCGATCTGGCTCAGGATGCCTTCACCCAGTGGCTTGGCCGGGATGGTCGGGGTGATGTGCAACAGCCCCGCGCGTTTCTCTTTCAGATTGCACGCAACCTGCTGCGTGATCACTGGCGCCGCCAACAGTCACGCCCTCAGCTCTGCGCGGATGACGATGCACAGCATGGGTTAGACGCCATGGTTGATGAGCAGGGCGCCGGCCCCTTGGAAAAAGTCGAACAGCAGCAGCGTTTGCATCTGCTGGCCAGTGCCCTGGATGATCTGCCGCCGCGCCGGCGCGAGGCCTTCGTGCTGCATAAATTCGATGGTCTGTCCCAGGTTGAGGTGGCCGAGCGCATGGGGATTTCTCTGAGCATGGTGGAAAAGCACATTGCCAGTGCCTTGCTGCACTGCAAGCGACGTGTGCTAGGCCAACCCGTGTTGGAGCAGCTATGA